A region from the Spirochaeta thermophila DSM 6192 genome encodes:
- a CDS encoding DUF2764 family protein yields the protein MARYYYFCASLPLLQFESEPPFSETQFLVLAAQHLTPEDRAVLLAALDEREETDHPLVLRIREWMKGVHNNLALLRGQRLGVNGLSWTRGMVDGYYAERVKSVFQHESPTGKQDAYDRMVWEFLEECGAGHAFDLESLIVYALKLRLLAARAERTEERGSDIFDRVFQHLRTQDIVEKLPFGERQ from the coding sequence GTGGCACGATACTACTATTTCTGCGCCTCCCTCCCCCTCCTTCAGTTCGAAAGTGAGCCCCCTTTTTCGGAGACCCAGTTCCTCGTCCTCGCCGCTCAGCACCTCACACCCGAGGACCGTGCGGTCCTGCTCGCCGCTCTCGACGAAAGGGAGGAGACGGACCACCCTCTCGTCCTCAGGATCAGGGAATGGATGAAGGGTGTGCACAACAACCTCGCCCTCCTTCGGGGGCAGAGGCTCGGGGTGAACGGCCTTTCCTGGACACGAGGCATGGTCGACGGGTACTACGCCGAACGGGTGAAATCCGTCTTCCAGCACGAAAGTCCCACGGGTAAGCAGGACGCGTACGACAGGATGGTCTGGGAGTTCCTCGAGGAGTGCGGGGCAGGGCATGCCTTCGATCTCGAGAGCCTCATTGTATACGCTCTCAAACTCCGGCTTCTTGCGGCTCGAGCAGAGAGGACCGAGGAGCGGGGGAGCGACATCTTCGACAGGGTCTTCCAGCACCTGAGGACCCAGGACATAGTGGAAAAACTACCCTTTGGAGAGAGACAATGA
- a CDS encoding ATP synthase subunit E gives MESVIQELIESLKRDGVEAGEKRAQEIVRSAEIKAEQIIEKAKEQARSMREEAERAAVQFRQSAEEAIRQAGRDVILSVQRELERLFSHVLEEMAKESYSGKALEEAVVAVVNSWDKDTVGDVVLQLPEDVEEQVLSSLKRRVAEKVAAGLEIRPVKGLDRGFRIQLKDGSAYYDFTAEGIAEVLAAYLNPKVASLLKEAVK, from the coding sequence ATGGAATCAGTGATTCAGGAGCTCATCGAATCGCTCAAGCGGGACGGTGTGGAGGCCGGAGAGAAGAGGGCCCAGGAGATCGTCCGGAGCGCCGAGATAAAGGCCGAGCAGATCATAGAGAAGGCGAAAGAACAGGCGAGGTCCATGAGGGAAGAGGCGGAGCGGGCCGCGGTTCAGTTCCGACAGAGCGCAGAGGAGGCCATCCGCCAGGCGGGAAGGGACGTCATCCTCTCCGTGCAGCGCGAACTCGAACGCCTCTTCTCTCATGTACTGGAAGAGATGGCGAAGGAGTCCTATTCCGGGAAGGCCCTCGAAGAGGCCGTCGTGGCCGTGGTGAACAGCTGGGACAAGGATACGGTGGGCGATGTGGTCCTTCAGCTCCCCGAGGACGTGGAGGAGCAGGTCCTCTCCTCGCTCAAGCGTCGTGTCGCCGAGAAGGTGGCCGCCGGTCTCGAGATACGGCCGGTGAAAGGTCTCGACAGGGGGTTCCGCATCCAGCTCAAGGACGGGTCGGCCTACTATGACTTCACCGCAGAGGGGATCGCCGAGGTCCTTGCCGCGTATCTCAATCCCAAGGTGGCTTCCCTCCTCAAAGAAGCGGTGAAATGA
- a CDS encoding adenylate/guanylate cyclase domain-containing protein: MKGIVPITRKVTLLISGSLIVGIGLIVGIFTTNIVNLIRETTAESLVTQSELLYNAIENFMMPGEAPLAVNYFMDISEDQPGTRIRLFRADGTPAFSDTTTILQVNTRLGGQRFSPSSPRAFVGVPPLSDDLLARIGSPYPHPVQVQDEAEGRTYLTVYSPLINLPKCTVCHGEDHTVRGIVEIQDDITSSVQTQQANVIFAGSAFLTIVIILGWVLTFFLRRSVLEPVRKIGEVCAAVTNGNFHVRVDLRPRDEIGLLGETVNTMVQGLYERFELSKFVSRTTIRAVQDASEEGVRTTMVLLFSDVRGFTSFADREDPARVVHALNELLSLQTSIVHAHEGDIDKYVGDEVFAFFQGIDAPLRAARAALDIQRVLEERKDQVAGLSVGIGIHAGEVILGKIGSAERADFTVIGDSVNLASRLCDVAPPGKVVISDAFHRLLGEAAVVEGPYRLSVKGKKEDQKVYMLVGLKGEDDAEA, encoded by the coding sequence ATGAAAGGCATCGTTCCCATCACCAGGAAGGTGACCCTCCTCATATCGGGATCGCTCATCGTGGGAATCGGGCTCATCGTGGGGATCTTCACCACCAACATCGTGAACCTCATACGCGAGACCACGGCCGAGAGCCTCGTGACACAGAGCGAACTCCTCTACAACGCCATAGAGAACTTCATGATGCCGGGGGAGGCGCCCCTCGCGGTGAACTACTTCATGGACATCTCGGAGGACCAGCCGGGTACGAGAATCCGCCTCTTCCGGGCCGACGGCACCCCGGCCTTCAGTGACACCACCACCATTCTTCAGGTGAACACGCGTCTGGGCGGCCAGCGGTTCTCACCTTCGAGCCCACGGGCCTTCGTGGGAGTGCCCCCTCTCTCCGACGACCTCCTCGCCCGCATCGGTTCGCCCTACCCCCACCCCGTGCAGGTGCAGGACGAGGCGGAGGGCCGCACATACCTCACGGTGTACTCCCCTCTCATCAACCTCCCCAAGTGTACCGTCTGCCACGGAGAAGACCACACGGTCCGTGGGATCGTCGAGATACAGGACGACATCACCTCCTCGGTGCAGACACAACAGGCGAACGTGATCTTCGCAGGGAGCGCCTTCCTCACCATTGTGATCATCCTGGGGTGGGTCCTCACCTTCTTCCTCAGGCGATCGGTCCTCGAACCGGTCAGGAAGATCGGCGAGGTGTGCGCCGCCGTCACCAACGGGAACTTCCACGTCCGGGTGGATCTCCGCCCACGGGACGAGATCGGGCTCCTCGGGGAGACGGTGAACACCATGGTGCAGGGGCTCTACGAACGCTTCGAGCTCTCGAAGTTCGTCTCCAGGACCACCATACGGGCGGTACAGGACGCGAGCGAGGAAGGGGTGCGCACCACGATGGTGCTCCTCTTCTCCGACGTGCGAGGGTTCACCTCGTTCGCCGACAGGGAGGATCCCGCCCGGGTGGTGCATGCGCTCAACGAGCTCCTCTCCCTCCAGACATCGATCGTCCATGCCCACGAGGGCGACATCGACAAGTACGTGGGCGACGAGGTCTTCGCCTTTTTCCAGGGAATCGATGCGCCGCTCCGGGCGGCCCGCGCCGCCCTCGACATACAGCGCGTGCTCGAGGAGAGGAAGGATCAGGTGGCGGGCCTCTCCGTGGGGATAGGGATCCACGCCGGGGAGGTGATACTGGGAAAGATAGGGAGCGCCGAGAGGGCCGATTTCACGGTGATAGGCGACAGCGTGAACCTGGCCTCGAGGCTCTGCGACGTGGCGCCTCCAGGCAAGGTGGTGATCTCCGATGCCTTCCACCGGCTCCTCGGGGAGGCAGCCGTGGTGGAAGGCCCCTATCGTCTCTCGGTGAAGGGCAAGAAGGAAGACCAGAAGGTGTACATGCTCGTAGGCCTGAAAGGAGAAGACGATGCAGAGGCGTGA
- a CDS encoding cytochrome P460 family protein, translating into MQRRERSLMGVVVVLLVLPVIAGCEKERASYRVPEGYRAWKRTTTVELDYPIPGHGTAYRRIYVSPEGETPQRGADGSYVYPEGTMVVKEVYRQRPTDPEQTPDMFTVMIKAPEDPRSRGGWIWLVQSGDEVMIVSDSFCESCHENANEPHPYGDGNPRGVFRDYLFFPYPPPRGNGEAAQ; encoded by the coding sequence ATGCAGAGGCGTGAGAGGTCCCTCATGGGCGTGGTGGTCGTACTCCTGGTTCTGCCGGTGATCGCAGGATGCGAAAAGGAAAGAGCCTCCTATCGGGTGCCGGAGGGGTACCGCGCGTGGAAACGCACCACCACGGTGGAGCTCGACTACCCCATTCCCGGACACGGGACCGCCTACCGAAGGATCTACGTGAGTCCGGAGGGGGAGACCCCCCAACGGGGGGCCGACGGATCCTACGTGTATCCCGAGGGGACCATGGTGGTGAAAGAGGTCTACCGGCAGCGGCCCACCGATCCGGAGCAGACACCCGATATGTTCACCGTGATGATAAAGGCACCCGAGGATCCGCGGAGTCGGGGGGGATGGATCTGGCTGGTCCAATCGGGGGACGAGGTGATGATCGTATCAGATTCATTCTGCGAGAGCTGTCACGAGAATGCGAACGAACCGCATCCCTACGGTGACGGGAATCCCCGGGGAGTCTTCCGGGACTACCTGTTTTTCCCCTACCCTCCACCTCGTGGGAATGGGGAGGCAGCTCAGTAG
- the ccsA gene encoding cytochrome c biogenesis protein CcsA, with translation MTRILTIAGWGVLLASMVAVGLGRLRGREWRVGRWGAGLSLFLFVLAWCYESARTGLPAFLSLFHLLLFLSVGLIAAWLLLRPSEPVLLFLAWALASLALSPLAPPPSSARPILVSAWLVLHVGTTAVGEVLLLAGAVLALRRSSSAATTSTMEGLLRAGYGLFTLGALVFGAVWAFFAWGRFWGWDPKETWSLIVWLWYTAYLHLPASLSRRTPFRLMPVVGAFLLLFTLVGVPFLFKGLHSY, from the coding sequence ATGACACGTATACTGACGATCGCGGGGTGGGGGGTGCTCCTCGCCTCGATGGTGGCGGTGGGCCTCGGCCGTCTCCGGGGGCGGGAGTGGAGGGTGGGGCGCTGGGGCGCTGGCCTCTCCCTCTTCCTCTTTGTCCTCGCCTGGTGCTATGAATCCGCGCGTACGGGCCTACCGGCCTTCCTCTCCCTCTTCCACCTCCTCCTCTTCCTTTCCGTGGGGCTCATTGCCGCCTGGCTCCTCCTGCGCCCGTCCGAGCCGGTCCTCCTCTTCCTGGCCTGGGCCCTCGCTTCCCTCGCCCTCTCCCCCCTGGCCCCGCCTCCTTCTTCCGCCCGCCCCATCCTGGTCTCGGCGTGGCTGGTCCTCCACGTCGGCACCACGGCGGTGGGCGAGGTGCTCCTTCTGGCGGGCGCGGTCCTCGCGCTCCGGCGCTCCTCCTCGGCCGCCACGACATCGACTATGGAGGGGCTTCTCCGGGCTGGCTATGGCCTCTTCACGTTGGGGGCACTCGTCTTCGGTGCGGTATGGGCCTTCTTCGCCTGGGGGCGGTTCTGGGGGTGGGACCCCAAAGAGACCTGGTCACTCATCGTCTGGCTCTGGTACACCGCCTATCTCCACCTTCCGGCCTCGCTCAGCCGACGCACCCCTTTCCGCCTCATGCCCGTAGTGGGCGCTTTCCTGCTCCTCTTCACCCTCGTGGGCGTGCCTTTCCTCTTCAAGGGGCTGCACTCCTACTGA
- the bioB gene encoding biotin synthase BioB produces the protein MERLFKVIGEYVEAGESLPDEYALRVLEVPASRLPELFVYTNRLRLARFGHRVHLCSIMNARSGACTEDCAFCAQSAHHRTEVEVYPLRRAEVIQEQYRAVARRLPVRHFGVVTSGERLSEEELDEVRAALSVKEGVRWCASLGALSKAALLRLKEAGLTRFHHNLETAPSFFPRICSTHSFEERLATVRAAKAVGLEVCSGGIFGMGESPEERVAFARILYEERVDSVPLNFLIPVPGTRLGGMKAMEPVEILRCIAMVRLVNPAAELKVCAGRLLLGDLQSMIFYAGATGMMVGDLLTVAGREVEKDLRMLEALGCEVGREGVGEWVGGMR, from the coding sequence ATGGAGCGACTCTTCAAGGTGATAGGGGAGTATGTGGAGGCGGGGGAGAGCCTGCCCGACGAGTATGCCCTGAGGGTGCTGGAGGTGCCGGCCTCGCGCCTCCCCGAGCTCTTCGTCTACACCAATCGACTGAGGCTCGCACGTTTCGGCCACAGGGTGCACCTCTGCTCCATCATGAACGCGCGGAGCGGGGCGTGCACCGAGGACTGTGCCTTCTGCGCCCAGTCGGCCCACCACCGCACGGAGGTGGAGGTGTATCCCTTAAGGCGTGCGGAGGTGATTCAAGAACAGTATCGGGCAGTGGCCCGTCGGCTTCCCGTACGGCACTTCGGGGTGGTGACGAGCGGGGAACGCCTCTCGGAGGAGGAGCTCGATGAGGTGAGAGCGGCCCTCTCGGTGAAGGAAGGGGTGCGCTGGTGTGCCTCGCTCGGGGCCCTGTCGAAGGCGGCGCTCCTCAGGCTGAAGGAGGCGGGGCTCACACGGTTCCACCACAATCTCGAGACCGCTCCCTCGTTCTTTCCCAGGATCTGTTCGACGCACTCGTTCGAGGAGCGTCTTGCCACCGTACGGGCGGCGAAGGCGGTGGGGTTGGAGGTGTGCAGTGGGGGGATCTTCGGGATGGGGGAGTCGCCCGAGGAGCGGGTGGCCTTTGCCCGCATCCTCTACGAGGAGCGGGTCGATTCGGTACCGCTCAACTTTCTCATCCCCGTTCCGGGGACGAGGCTCGGTGGGATGAAGGCCATGGAGCCGGTGGAGATCCTGCGCTGCATCGCGATGGTGCGGCTGGTCAATCCTGCGGCTGAGCTCAAGGTGTGTGCGGGCCGGCTCCTCCTGGGGGATCTGCAGTCCATGATCTTCTATGCCGGGGCCACCGGGATGATGGTGGGGGATCTGCTCACCGTGGCCGGACGCGAGGTGGAGAAGGATCTGAGGATGCTCGAGGCGCTGGGGTGTGAGGTCGGGAGGGAGGGGGTGGGGGAATGGGTGGGGGGAATGAGGTGA
- a CDS encoding SDR family oxidoreductase has translation MLEELCYAIEAQLLVENEAAKNREETAKAFAGKTAAVKGGASGIGKALCEMLLSFGAKAVTLADINEENLIKETARLQTLYPGKVFGIVTDVTNQASVVNMVKAARENGEGRLDYLFNNDGLGLTKPFDACSAEDWKYAFDVNFFGVLYGTIAAVDIMNDQDGGGSIVNTASDIAFVPMAYQRMYSATKAAVLGMTVALRYELSDRNIRLFAVAPGTVATPIFRGNPPSDAIMPDVAAERILYSVAQNFRVVITTVEDAFGTLANIPLPELRMLWEQYG, from the coding sequence ATGCTCGAAGAACTCTGCTATGCAATAGAGGCTCAGCTTCTCGTCGAGAATGAAGCGGCTAAAAATCGGGAGGAAACCGCCAAAGCGTTTGCGGGCAAGACGGCGGCCGTGAAAGGCGGCGCTTCCGGCATCGGCAAGGCCCTGTGCGAGATGCTTTTGAGCTTTGGCGCGAAAGCGGTGACACTCGCGGATATTAACGAGGAGAACCTGATCAAAGAAACAGCGAGGCTGCAAACCCTCTACCCGGGCAAGGTGTTTGGCATCGTGACGGACGTAACCAATCAGGCAAGCGTCGTCAATATGGTCAAGGCCGCCCGCGAAAACGGGGAAGGACGATTGGACTACCTTTTCAATAATGACGGCCTCGGCTTGACCAAACCTTTCGACGCCTGTTCGGCGGAGGACTGGAAATATGCTTTTGACGTCAACTTCTTCGGGGTTCTTTACGGTACCATTGCGGCCGTCGATATCATGAATGATCAGGATGGAGGTGGAAGTATCGTCAACACAGCGTCTGATATCGCCTTTGTGCCCATGGCTTATCAGAGGATGTACAGCGCCACAAAAGCTGCTGTCCTGGGAATGACGGTAGCGCTGCGATATGAGCTTTCAGACAGGAACATTCGTTTGTTTGCCGTTGCTCCCGGCACGGTTGCGACGCCGATCTTCCGGGGGAATCCGCCCTCTGATGCAATTATGCCGGATGTCGCAGCGGAACGGATTCTTTATTCGGTGGCGCAGAATTTCAGGGTTGTAATCACCACTGTCGAGGACGCTTTCGGCACGCTGGCCAACATACCCCTTCCGGAACTCAGGATGTTATGGGAACAATATGGTTAG
- a CDS encoding LysE family translocator, whose amino-acid sequence MKLVSRAVLFNLLNPKLTMLFFFSFLPQFITDPESHYVSRMIIMSATFMGLTLLIFSLYALLVHYLKSLFLHSPRISRRIQRCIGGVLIASAVRLAFTEE is encoded by the coding sequence CTGAAGCTCGTATCCAGAGCCGTCCTGTTCAACCTTCTCAACCCAAAGTTGACCATGTTGTTCTTCTTCTCCTTTCTCCCTCAATTCATTACGGATCCAGAGTCCCACTATGTGTCTCGGATGATCATAATGAGTGCCACCTTCATGGGCCTCACCCTCCTCATCTTCTCGCTATATGCCCTCCTTGTGCACTACCTCAAGAGCCTCTTCCTCCATTCTCCGCGCATCTCCCGACGAATACAGCGGTGTATTGGGGGTGTATTGATTGCCTCTGCAGTGAGACTGGCCTTCACCGAGGAATAA
- a CDS encoding GNAT family N-acetyltransferase: protein MRRIRKIEERDIPSMLKIWNEHYTLLTTSKKKHTLSSLQLWYRERAEGHHEYYGLFEEGTMKAFMIVKCEENPLWIKMLAVEKTKIGKGYGTALLDFAIKALSSSHMSLFSEVKAENTSALNFFQKKEFEIQAFDSNTAEYTLRYTHPFTKHHD from the coding sequence ATGAGGAGAATCCGAAAGATCGAGGAACGCGATATACCATCTATGCTGAAAATATGGAACGAACATTATACTCTCCTCACCACATCCAAGAAGAAACACACCCTCTCATCCCTGCAGCTATGGTATAGAGAGCGGGCAGAAGGACATCACGAATACTATGGTCTCTTTGAAGAGGGAACCATGAAGGCTTTCATGATAGTAAAATGTGAGGAAAATCCCCTATGGATAAAGATGTTGGCAGTCGAAAAGACCAAAATCGGCAAAGGGTATGGGACAGCTCTACTAGATTTCGCCATAAAAGCACTCTCGAGTTCACACATGAGTCTCTTCTCGGAGGTGAAAGCTGAGAATACATCTGCACTGAACTTTTTCCAGAAAAAGGAGTTCGAGATACAAGCATTCGACTCGAACACAGCGGAGTACACGTTGAGATACACTCACCCATTCACAAAGCATCATGACTGA
- the miaA gene encoding tRNA (adenosine(37)-N6)-dimethylallyltransferase MiaA, producing the protein MKRRRIPVVVLLGPTGVGKTDLLSTLLPGCIEVVSADAFQVYRGMDIGTAKPSPELRARVPHHLIDIREPHEQYTVGDFVQEADAVIPRIVERGRLPLVSGGTAYYLRHFLFGLPATPPVDDDVRAKVSRFMESSGLEQAYARLKEVDPVSASRISPRDAYRISRALEVWEQTGRPLSSFPMMQGPREEYDVLLVGLSRGREELRERIERRVWRMCEEGLAEEVARLRARGCTARTPGMRAIGYREFFEHEGAPLEEIARAIVRHTRQFAKRQLTFFRSFPGVHWFSADKPEEISRLVHLVEEFFSTRMG; encoded by the coding sequence ATGAAGAGACGCCGTATCCCCGTGGTGGTCCTCCTGGGCCCCACGGGGGTGGGCAAGACCGATCTCCTCTCCACCCTCCTTCCCGGCTGCATCGAAGTGGTGAGTGCCGATGCCTTTCAGGTCTATCGGGGTATGGACATCGGCACCGCCAAGCCCTCCCCCGAGCTCAGGGCACGAGTCCCCCACCACCTCATCGACATACGGGAGCCGCACGAGCAGTACACCGTGGGGGATTTCGTGCAGGAGGCAGATGCGGTCATCCCCCGGATCGTGGAGCGGGGCAGGCTTCCTCTCGTGAGCGGAGGAACGGCCTACTATCTGCGCCACTTCCTCTTCGGCCTTCCCGCCACCCCTCCTGTGGACGACGACGTCCGTGCAAAGGTCTCCCGTTTCATGGAGTCATCGGGGCTCGAACAGGCCTACGCGCGCCTCAAGGAGGTGGATCCCGTCTCGGCCTCCCGCATCTCACCCCGAGACGCCTATCGGATCTCCCGTGCCCTGGAGGTGTGGGAACAGACAGGACGCCCCCTCTCCAGCTTCCCTATGATGCAGGGGCCGAGGGAGGAGTACGATGTCCTCCTTGTGGGGCTCTCCCGTGGGCGCGAAGAGCTCCGGGAGCGGATCGAGCGACGTGTGTGGCGGATGTGCGAAGAGGGCCTTGCCGAAGAGGTGGCCCGTCTCCGTGCCCGAGGCTGCACCGCCCGTACCCCGGGGATGAGGGCCATAGGGTATCGTGAGTTCTTCGAACATGAGGGCGCCCCCCTCGAGGAGATCGCCCGGGCGATCGTGCGCCACACCCGGCAGTTCGCCAAACGCCAGCTCACCTTCTTTCGATCGTTTCCCGGAGTGCACTGGTTCTCCGCAGATAAGCCCGAAGAGATCTCCCGGCTCGTCCACCTGGTGGAAGAGTTTTTCTCGACCCGGATGGGGTGA
- a CDS encoding DNA-directed RNA polymerase subunit omega, producing the protein MILPLEELISFDGNAYELTVAVVKRADQLAKLKDKEVQEAKFKIVSLALRQVLTHKVHYQLEDLSA; encoded by the coding sequence ATGATACTCCCCCTGGAAGAGCTCATCAGTTTCGACGGCAATGCCTATGAACTCACCGTCGCGGTCGTAAAGCGGGCGGATCAGCTCGCCAAGCTGAAAGACAAAGAGGTACAGGAAGCCAAGTTCAAGATCGTCTCCCTTGCGCTGAGGCAGGTGCTCACCCACAAGGTCCACTACCAGCTCGAAGACCTCTCCGCATGA
- a CDS encoding bacteriohemerythrin, with amino-acid sequence MPFITWNDTMSVGVETFDTQHKKLVEMVNTLFDAMRQGKGRSVMGQVLDELISYTTYHFASEEELMQKHGYPGFVEHKKEHDSLTQQVEELREKHRRGELFITIETLDFLKAWLNNHILRTDMQYKSFFRNKGLR; translated from the coding sequence ATGCCCTTCATCACCTGGAACGACACGATGAGCGTAGGGGTCGAGACCTTCGACACCCAGCACAAGAAGCTCGTTGAGATGGTGAACACCCTTTTCGACGCCATGCGCCAGGGGAAGGGAAGGTCGGTGATGGGACAGGTGCTCGACGAGCTCATCTCGTACACCACGTACCATTTCGCATCAGAAGAGGAGCTCATGCAGAAGCACGGATATCCTGGATTTGTCGAGCACAAGAAGGAACACGACTCCCTCACGCAGCAGGTCGAAGAACTGAGGGAGAAACATCGGAGAGGGGAACTCTTTATCACGATCGAGACGCTCGACTTCCTCAAGGCATGGCTCAACAACCATATCCTCCGGACGGACATGCAGTACAAATCGTTTTTCCGGAACAAGGGACTACGCTGA
- the cmk gene encoding (d)CMP kinase, with product MIIAISGKSGCGNSTVSRMVAERLGLRWINYTFRNIAQERGVPFEQILKEAQESPKWDLYLDERQKTFLEEGDCVLGSRLAIWLAPPPAFKVYLFAPLDVRARRIRKREGGTFEEVLEKTKARDRRDAERYRALYGIDIDRYEEVADLVIDTTELTPEEITERIVGAVSARKRR from the coding sequence ATGATCATCGCCATTTCGGGCAAGAGCGGATGCGGAAACTCCACGGTGAGCCGCATGGTCGCAGAGCGCCTGGGACTCAGGTGGATCAACTACACCTTTCGAAACATCGCCCAGGAACGAGGCGTTCCTTTTGAACAGATCCTCAAAGAGGCTCAGGAGAGTCCGAAGTGGGACCTCTACCTCGATGAACGACAGAAAACCTTCCTCGAAGAGGGTGACTGCGTCCTCGGGTCGCGCCTCGCCATCTGGCTCGCCCCTCCCCCTGCCTTCAAGGTGTACCTCTTTGCCCCCCTCGACGTGCGCGCCCGGCGGATCCGGAAGCGGGAGGGCGGCACCTTCGAGGAGGTGCTCGAGAAGACGAAGGCACGCGACAGGAGGGACGCCGAGCGCTACCGCGCCCTCTACGGCATCGACATAGACCGGTACGAAGAGGTCGCCGACCTGGTGATCGACACCACCGAACTCACCCCGGAAGAGATCACCGAGAGGATCGTAGGAGCCGTCTCTGCCCGAAAGAGACGATAA